Sequence from the Prionailurus bengalensis isolate Pbe53 chromosome A3, Fcat_Pben_1.1_paternal_pri, whole genome shotgun sequence genome:
CCCGGGTGCGGGGGAGGGGTCGTGTAGTCCAGTGGGTCCACGTACGTCCCCCTGGGGCCCTAACCTGGCCCAGCTCCTCGACAGCGTCCTAGGGCTGGGGGCACTGGGGCTGACGATTCGGACAGTCTTTTCCACGGCTGGCCCagccttgctgctgctgctcctggtCAGTTTCCTGGCCTTCGACCTGCTCCACTGGTAAGTGCGCTGCAGCCTGGCAGGCGGGTAAGTGGTCACCTTCTAGAAGCCCAGAGGCCACCTGCTCTCTCCACAGGCCCGCAGACGCCCCCGGGCCACAGCACACACTTCTCACGGGAGGCCGGAGTCAGGGGGCCGGTGAGGGTCCGGGACAGCGGGAGGCTGTCCTCCTACCTACGGCGGCGGTGGTCCCAGGAAGACTCAGCCCCCACGaggccctgctgctgctgcttctgggcCTGGGCTTGTTCCTGGGAGCGCGCGGCGTGCCCGTGGCCCTGCTCGGCCTGGCTTTCTGCCTCCATCCTTGGGTCTGAGTGCCCTCCAGAAATACACTGGCCATGCTGCTTCCCAGGTCTCCTTTCCTCCGTCCTGGGCTGAGCACGCAGGAGCGTACCTCTGAGCTCAGGGGACCTCCGGACCCACAATACGGACAGTGGACACCTGGGTCTGAGTCTGAGGACAAGAAATAGAAGGTGAGATGAGGGACAGGGAGCGCAGGACAGGATGTGGCAGCCATTTCTGAGCTTGCGGGTTGGGGTTGGCCATTCTGGCCTCCTCTGTGGTTCCAGAGAATGGGCGTCCAGAAAGACGGGCAAGAGAGCAGAGTGGGACTGGATATCAGGTAGCAGGGTAGGAACGGGGATCCCGAGGGGGCTTCCCGCAGGAAAGCCTGGGAATCTACATCTGTGGGCTCACCCCGTGCCCCTGCCAGGCTGGAGGGGCCATGGAGAGGCCGCGCAGCGGCTGGCTCCTCTCTTGGCTGGACTCCACCCCCTCCCGGGTCACAATGGGGatccccggggagggggggaggagggggaggaatgaCAGTGGGGGCTCGACTCTGGCGGCCAGGCGGTCCTGAGTGCTGCAGGAAGCAACATGACTTAGGGGTTTCTGCCCAGAGGTAAGATCCACGCCCCAGCTCaaagccccaccccacccacgcTGGTTCCCTCCCGACCCCTGGACCCCTCACCTGCCTTGAGGTCCCAGGCATCTCCAGGGCTGCTTCTGCAGCTGGCCTGGCCCTCTCCCTAGGTGCACCAACCATGATGCCGCAGCCCCAAGTGGAGACAGATGGCATCGGGCCGGCGAGGGGCCGCAGCAGGCAGTGCCCTGGTCGGCCTGGGTCACGCGGCAGGGCTGGGTGCGCTGGTGCAGGTGCCACGTGCCTCGGAGCTGGGCCCAGTGGTGGACCACGTCGGGCTGGCGGCAACCATTTCAGCGTGTGCTGAGGGGTCTGGAGGGGATCCTCTACCTGCTGCTGTCGCTGATGCTGTGCCACGCGCTCTTCACCACCGGCTCCTACCTGCTGAGCTCCTTGTGGCCTGTTGCGGCCACAGCGTGGAGCCATCTGCTGCCGGCTGTCCTGCTGCTGGTGCTCAGCGCTCTCCCGGCCCTGCTCTTCACCGCCTCCTTCCTGCTGCTTTTCTCCACGCTGCTGAGCCTCGTGGGCCTTCTCACCTCCATGTCTCACCCAGACTTCGCTCAGGACTCAGACCAATAGAAGGGCAACCCCATCCTGCTGCCTGTGTCTGTTGAGCCCTGGCCTAGGGCCTgaggccccgggggggggggggagggcagtggcCTCAGCAGGCCCCAGACGACCAGTACCTAGCGCTGCTCGGGCCATAGGTGATGTTGCTAGAGACCAGAGGGTAGACTGGCCTGACCTCCGGGCACCTCCCTCAAGCCCAGGCTGCAGGTACTTGGTGTGGGGCATCAGGGACTTTGAGAAGAAGGGACAGGGCAGAAGGCTTAGCCAGGGGTGGAGCTGGACCAAGCCATCTAGAGCTCCCACCAGAGTGGAGTGACACCACCAGGGCTCCCTTAGCAACTGGCAGCCTCTTTTTCTTCCAGGTGCTCAGCCATCTCAGCTGCAGACTCATTGAGAACTTCTAGCTTGGTATTCCTCACACTCACCCCCTTTCCACTTCCCCAGGCTCTAGAAAGGGCCCACAGACAGAAAGCTGGCCGAGAAAGGGCTGGCCAGAACCCGCATGAGACCTCAGCAAACTCACTTCCCAGTCCTTTCTGCCCAGGCACTCCCCACTCCCTAGACCTCCTACCTTCTGCCTCAATGCACATCTCTAAGCGGGCCAACTAGGGTAGTGAGGATCCCAAAGGGTTCCCCGCGCTAAGATTCCTAAGGTCTGTTATGGCAAAATGAACGAGAAGTCCCATTTCCCCACTTACACAATGTGTGGCCACGGCCAGTTAATTCTTTTGAACCTCAGGGGTGAGTGGGTCTCAACCCTGTCCCGGGGCTGGTGTGAGTCAAAGGCAATACCTTGTGTGTGAAGCACTTCGCAAAGACCGGAAAACTGTAAGATTTTTGCATTGAACTATAAGAAAAATCTGTAGGCTCGAAAGGTCTTCTGACCTTGAAGGTGGTCGAAAGAGCAGGAAGCTTCCCTAGGCCTTCAGAGAGATGCTCTGTCATGGGTACCCTTTTGGCCCTCCGATGGTTAAACGAGGATGGATGGGTGTGGACAAGATGTAAAAGATCGTGTGACATGAAATCTCAAAATGTGCAGATGTTGGACTCTCCTGATTGTGAAATGCTTGGGGCTGGGACTCAGTGCCAGGAGATACTTGGCCAgcggtgtgagtgggggagtgcaTAGCCCGTGGGTTTCTGAAACTGTCCCAACAGTTGCTCACAAGTACCAGGAAGATCGTGGAAGGCGGCATCCCTTCATACCCAGCATGTTGGCGGCCATTCATATACCCGCTAACCCTCCAAGCAACATAGTGATCTGTCATGACCACATAAGGCACATGGCAGACAGCTCTAATCACAGCTAAGACCCACCCGCCTGACCCCTTACCCAGTCCTCACCCCACTGCATCTCTAAGCCTAAAATTTCTGCTCCTGGAGCCCCAGAACCAAAGTTCCCCTCTCCTACCACCTAAACATTCAGGCCAATAGGGACCGGCCCCTAGAACAcaagtttctttttgttaaaacCCATTTGCTGTGGAGTTTCATAACCATGAAGGCCACTGGTCAGATGCCTTCAGCATCCGCGCCTGAAACTCCAGGCACAgtccttccttcccatctcctcATGGTTCTCCCTCAAATGTGGTCAGGGTCATCACTTCAGAGCCTTGGGGTCATTCTGATTAAAGGAGACAGGGCATTTTGACCCAGACCAGGCacactgcaggggagggggaggaaggataTGGACAGGAACAAGGAGAAAGCCGCCTTCCCTTCCCCACATAAATATATACCTTCTACCCTCCTGCTCTGCTGGTAGAGGATAAGGTGGTAAGGACAGACTGGAGAGCTGATGGGCAATATTTATCAGGTCAACAcataccctgtgacccagcaattcaaaATGAATTCTCACCGAGGCCCTTAGGGccttgcttctcaaagtgtggtcccaccAGGACCGGCAGTAGAGGCCTCACCTGGAAGCTGGCTAGAAATGCAGtgtcaggccccaccccaggcttgcCGAATCAGAGCCTGCATTTTAAGGAGATCCCGAGTGCTACCCATGCACACAAATGTTTGAGAAGCATTGCACAAGAAAGGACATGTTTGAGAGTGGTGCGGGAGACGGGAAAGGTAAAATACGGTGGGGGGATGAGCACCGTCGTTAGAAGAGACAGCTCTGTGTGTTGATCTTGAAATCCTAGCACTGAGTGAAAAGAAACCTGAGTGAGAAATAATACAATTCTTCTGAGACAAAGTGAAAATGCATGCCGGcaaaaccaccttttttttcctctccctgagAACGCGGAAAAACATAGGATCGACAGAATGGAATGACCAAGTCTAGGGGCGGGCAAAGGGGAGTGGAATATACAGATAAAAGGGGAAAACGTGAGGGACCttgcagagatgaaagaaaaatgataacatGAATTTAATTCCTGGAATTCCTTTAAATGTAGACAAAATCACCCATTTAGAGTTAAAAGACTGAAAATGCAAGCCTGGGGAGAACGAATGTGCTGGAACGAAGGCGTTCTCAAGCCTTTCAGGTTTGGGCCAAACAAGGAGAGCTGCCCCACTGGCCTGAGTGACCCGGATGGTATCTTTGTTTGgcttcccccactgccccccctgcagcctgctttgatgggtgggggtgggggtgggggtgggggtgggggtgggggcgggggtggggacccAGTATCCGGATGGCCTGACCAGAAAGATAACCAGACCTGGCGGAGGGACCTGGCAGGAGGGACGGGAGCGGAGGAGGCGTCAGCCGCGGGGGCGGTGCAGCTAAGAGAGCAGAGAAGGATCCACAGCGGCATAcacagattggggggggggggggtcggcaCCCAGGATTCTCCTGGGCCCCAAGTGCAAACTGTAAGAGCGGCCGGGACGCGGAGGGTCCGAGAGGGCGGCATCAAGGCTCAGGAGGCGGGGACACCACTTGAGACCATTGTCATTGGCCACCCTGGGGACGGTGAGGCGTCCCTCGAAGGAGGAGGCCGTGGGGCGCCAGGGGATTTCTAAGGGTTAGTTGCGGGGAACCGAGAGGGGGCGCTCTCCCTCAGATTCAGGGGTGCAGGGTAAAGTGTGTCCGGGCTCGCGGATGCGGGCAGCGGCTGTCCTCACCGAGGAGGGAGGAGACCGGCTTCTGCAGGGAGGGGGCGAGGCGGGGGGCGGCCCGCGCCGCTTGGGGAGGTCAGGCCAGGAGCAGGAGCCGGGTGGGGCCCCCGGCGCGGTTCGCTAGGCTCAGGTGCGCGCGATAGGAGCCGGGGTGACGGCTGGAGGGCGTCGAATCGGGTGCGTTGACCGTGGCGGCAGAGCGGGGCGGGCAACGGCCTGAGGCTGGGAAGGAAACCCTGGGCCAAGCGGGGGATCGGAGGGCTGTGGGCACCCCCAAAGGGAATGCGCTAGCCATCCCGGAAAGTCGGCAGCCCCCGGAATCGCAGCTTGTGGAGCGGGTGGCCGACGATGCAAGGCGCGCCCCCTAGCGGATACCTGCTCCTCTGGCAGCGAAGAGTAGGGCTCggttggggtgtggggaggaagggaacGCTGGCACGGGTGGCGAGGGTAGATCCTGGGACCAGGGAGGGGCATCTTCGGCCCGCTGTCATCACAGTAAGGGCGTCGTTGACTCCTCACCTCTTTCTCCAAATCTCCAGCCTGGGTCCCCCAGCCGGAAACCCAGGGGCGTCAAGTGCAGGGCGCTTGAGAAACCTGGGAAAGGAAGAGTCAGTCTAGCCGTCTTCACTGCGTCACGGACTCCCGGGCCAGCCCCAGTCTATTATCCCATCCCTCCTGGGGTGAAGAGCTGTTTTCTGCGAGGTTTTGTCAGGGTCTGGATGCAACcagttttaaacaattttttttttcctgctgagcAAACATCTATGCTCTGGGTCTTGCTTCCTTTATACCGTCTTCTTACCTTTCAAATATTTgccatctaaaaaaataaaacaacttgatTTAAGATCTGTTGCTTCTACCGTATTTTCTGGCCTGTGTCTTTAAATGTCTAACAAAAACCCCACAGTATTGAAAATTGATATGTGATACTGCAtacttgtaaaatatttgtaacatgtATGAAAGTAGTAAAGTCCTCTAAACTGAAGGGTACCACATCCGTCTAAAAGCCACATGTTATCAGTATGTCATCAGGCCTCTCCCTCTGCATTCATCTAACTGTGCAAGCTGAGGTCCCAGATAATGGCATGTGGAATTGTTATTCATAGGCACCTTTGACTGGATCCTGATTTTAAAGGAACTTCTCCGAAGGTGCCACCATTAAGAATTCtgtagatggggcacctggctggctcagttggtagagcatgtaactctagATTTCaaggtcttgagtttgagctccatgttggatgtggagcctacttaaaaaaaacttttttttttttaatgtagattacTGTAGAGTTTTGGTAGTTAACCTTTATCCAGCTAAGgaaattcctttctattcctaatttgctaACAGTTTTGACTGTGAATGGATATTGAATGacattgtttttttctgcatccacTACAAGGACAATTTTGGTTATTCCGCTTTACTCTGTttatatggtgaattacattttAGGTGTCTTAATATTAATTaaactttctagaaaaaaaaaacccatcctgTTCCTTTTTAACTGACATCAAATTCACACACATTTTATGTGCAAGTAAAATGCACAAGTCTTCGGGgtacagctcaatgaatttttatatacttgggtGTCCATGTGACTACCACTCAGATCAAGATATAGAACTTTTCCATCATCTAAGCAAGTTCCATGTTGTCCTTTCCCAATCAATACCTCCCCCCAAGGGTAACCTCTATTGTGACTTCGATCGCCATAGATTAGCCTATTCTTGAAATCATGCAGAACAAACTCATGCAACATGTACTGTAGTGTCTGGATTCTTTCAAGGTTGCGGCTATGagatttcatccatgttgttgcatctATCAACAGTTTGCTCTCCTTTATTAGTGTATACTACCCTACTGTAAGGGAGGCAACTATTTATCTACTctcctgttgaaggacatttggctTGTTTCCGAGTTTTGGCTATGAATAGAACTTCTATGAATATACTTGTGTAAGTCTTTGAGTAGATAGAGGCACTCATTTCTTTTGAAGTGAAATTGTTGGATTATAGAGTATGTGAATGTTCAACTTTGGTAAATTCTGCCCAATGATTTTCAAAGCAATTTATACCAAGCAGTGATTCCACAGCTTTTTTCAGCCTATCCACCTAATTCATGGTGTAGGGTGTCTGCTCTCTCCTGGTCATGagatatggtatttatatttgtttctctctctctttttgtttttgttttttttacatttgtttctcattttcacttGTGTCTGGGGAATTtctgagaggaggaggaaatacCACCTTTACTCTATCACCTTCAAATTGTACaacctctctcctttttaaagccaagaatgcaagggtggttcaacattcgcacacacacacacgcacgcgcacacacacacacacacacacacacacaaatgtaattcaccatattaaactaaaaactaaaaaccatgtgatcatttcaatagatgcagaaaagcatttcacaaaatccaacattcattcctaattaaaaacaaaactctcagtaacctaggaatagaaggaaacttcctcaactgTGTAGAAGGCACAGTTAAAAAATAGTGATCCCTATTAAAAAATAGGGatgcctcgctggctcagtcagtggggcatgcgactcttgatctaggggttatgagttcgagccccacactgggtgtagagattacttaaaaataaaatcttaagaaaaatttaCAGCTAATCTCACATTTGGTGAAAAAACAATacttttcccttaagatcaggaaaaagataaGTATGTCTGTTTTCACCATGTCTATTCGATATTGTACAAAACATCCTAGCCAATGCAATAacacaagaaatagaaataaaaatcatacagatTGGAAAGCAAGAAgtgaaactgtctttatttgtaGAAAACAGGATTGCTTATGTAGAGAATCcaattgaatcttttttttttttaatataatttatggtcaagttagctaacatacagtgtatacagtgtgctctctgcttcaggagtaaattcccatgattcatcacttaaatacaatGCCCAGTACTcatcaagtgccctcctcaaggcccatcacccattttcccctctcccccgccctcccaatcaaacctcagtttgttctctgtacttaagagtctcctatggttggcattcctctctgtttgaaactatttttacccccttttttcccccatggtcttaagtttctcaaattccacatatgagtgaaaacatatgatatctgtctttctctgcctgacttatttcactaagcatcctgacttatttcacttagcatcctaTCCACTCTCctattccatccatgttgttgcaaatggcaggattgcattctttctcattgctaagtagtattccattatatatataaaccacatcttccttatccattcatcagttgatggacatttggcctctttccataatttggctattgttgatagtgcttctataaacattaggtacatgtgcccctatgaatcagcactcctgcatcttttggataaattcccaacagtgctattgctgggttgtagggtaattctatttttaattaaaaaaaatttttttaacgtttatttatttttgagacagagagagacagagcatgaacagggaaggggcagagagagacggagacacagaatctgaaacaggctccaggctctgagctgtcagcacagagcccgacgcggggctcgaactcacggaccgtgagatcatgacctgggccgaagtcggacgcctaaccgaccaagctacccaggcgccctcgatttttaattttttgaggagactccacactgttttccagagaggctgcaccagtttgcatccccaccaacagtgcaagagggttcctgtttctccacatccttgccaacatctgttgttttcctgagttaattttagccactctgaccaacgtgaggtggtatcttaatgtggttttgatttgtatttccctgatgatgagcgatgttgaacatcttttcatgtgtctgttggccatgtggatgtcttttttggaaaagtgtctatttatgtcttctgcccatttcttcactagagaATCCAATTGAATTTATAAAAAAGctactagaggggtgcctgggtggctcagttggttgagcatctgacttttgatttctgcttaggtcatgatctcatggttcatgagattgagcctcaagtcaggctccatgtgggaggcctctctgtccctcccctgctggtgcacacatgtgcacatgcacacgcacacacacacacacacacacacactcaaaataaataaacttaaaaagaaaagctactagaataagtgaatttagcaaagtaACTAAATGTGTACATGGTCACCATTATGACAGAAGGTCCATATGAAAATATCAATTGTATTTCTCTGTACTAGAAATGAATGAtcagaaacagaaatttaaaaagcagcatcatttaaaattttttaaaaagcccttagACGTAAATCTGGCAAAAGATGTGAGAGATCAGTACACTGATAATTACAAGATGTtgctgagagatttttttaatgtttatttatttttgagagagagagagagagacaaaggggcagagagagagagagagagagagagagagagagagagagaatcccaagcaggctctccactgtcagtgcagagctccgctcagggcttgaactcacagaccatgagatcatgacctgaaccaaaatcaagagtcagacacttaaatgactgagcctaCCAGGTACCCCATTGCTGAGAGATtgtaaagaagacctaaataaatgaagaggtaTATCTTGTTCATGAAATGGATAACTCAATATTGCTAAGAtgtcaattttccccaaatttatatTGTTCAATATAATCACAATAGAAATCCCAGAATTTTTTGTAGAAATAAGctgattttagtttagtttagtttagtttgagagacagagtgagagcagaggaagagagagagagagtgcatgtgtgggaggggggagagagagagtgagagagagagagaatcccaagcaggctctgaactgttagcatagagccaatgtggggctccaactcacgaactgtgagatcatgacctgagcagaaatcaagagtcagacagttaaccgactgagccatacaggtacCCTGAGATAAGCTGATTTTAAAACTCATACAGAAAGGTAAAGGatctagaatagccaaagtaactttgataaagaagaacaaagagaacaCTACCTAATTTACAGACTTATCATAAAGCGATAATAATCAAGAGAGAAAGGtgttggcataaagacagacaaatagatcagtggaacagagtaTGGAGTCCAGAAATGGatctataaatatatgtacaacTGATTTTCGACAAAAGTGCAGCAAAGAGAATTTAGTGGAGAAATGATAGCCTTCAACAATAGTACTGGAATCATTGCATATTCATATGCCAAAAAAATTAATCACCTTGCACTATATACAAAATAGatcacagggggcgcctgggtggctcagtccattaaacatccaactctcaatcttggctcaggtcatgacctcacggtttgccagttcaaaccccgcatcatgctctgtgctgatggctggaagcttgcttgggattctgtctctccttctctctgctcctaccctgcttgtgtgctctctctctttctcaaaataaaaataaacttaaaaaaatattaaaaaaatagatcacaGACCTACAAGTAAAACTCCAaaccttctagaagaaaacatacaggaaaatagttgtgaccttgagttaggcaaagattttttaGATATGTCACCAAAAGTATAAACCCGAAATACTGCccctaattaaaatttaaatggtctcttcttcaaaagacactgctaagaaaaagacaagccacagaacGAAAAAGTATTGGTAAACCAcccatctgataaaggacttgaatcAAGAATAAAGAGTTTTCAAAGCttgagaagttttaaaaaggggggggggggaggggagggaggagcagaggaacaATTTGAACCGaa
This genomic interval carries:
- the CA3H20orf141 gene encoding uncharacterized protein C20orf141 homolog; amino-acid sequence: MTQLCLPRPKALAYPIPVPPRGPGAGEGSCSPVGPRTSPWGPNLAQLLDSVLGLGALGLTIRTVFSTAGPALLLLLLVSFLAFDLLHWPADAPGPQHTLLTGGRSQGAGEGPGQREAVLLPTAAVVPGRLSPHEALLLLLLGLGLFLGARGVPVALLGLAFCLHPWV
- the TMEM239 gene encoding LOW QUALITY PROTEIN: transmembrane protein 239 (The sequence of the model RefSeq protein was modified relative to this genomic sequence to represent the inferred CDS: inserted 1 base in 1 codon), which gives rise to MMPQPQVETDGIGXGEGPQQAVPWSAWVTRQGWVRWCRCHVPRSWAQWWTTSGWRQPFQRVLRGLEGILYLLLSLMLCHALFTTGSYLLSSLWPVAATAWSHLLPAVLLLVLSALPALLFTASFLLLFSTLLSLVGLLTSMSHPDFAQDSDQ